The following proteins are co-located in the Amyelois transitella isolate CPQ chromosome W, ilAmyTran1.1, whole genome shotgun sequence genome:
- the LOC132904027 gene encoding uncharacterized protein LOC132904027: MSLLKTTLLQEGTGRTAVGESLPASSGAGCPTVSGGGKNRHRDVSPSILTSQPEAGSLSEAEWVSVESLLEEQPRQRAPKRGREGEDCASTEVPAPKAPKAPTMKAVKAAKKGGRPKSTLSADARRELVAAKRDEAEKSVAEMAKKAETLQATSPADKGALEDQAATSIKIIREIAAHSGNLKGTFQKGLKDAAASLEKVMSALSSGSTGEETERLREICERMESKISSLEKEMAELRAAVARERPERVALGSTSSTEFRQEETEVLQRLILTTMGPVLDARFEGLQDRLLPEKRIRPALAADKRRTPANQTSDERLAASVADMLSEPDTDVEEVKGKGKNPASTAPEPEPIPSASPPVSSPRSASSPSYAAVTAAPASRPPAPPPTPGPVPWKKVPEKGARKKSAAAAAPPRDNQAAAKIEKGPQPSKLRPPRSAAVVIKLQPDAEKRGATYGQIMDLAMGKVDLGALGIPGVKFKKAATGARILEIAGTEKDAKANLLASKLKEVLDPQVAEVSRPQKYADLRVLELCDSATPAVVCGAIARAGQCPESETRVGDIREDRTGVRTAFVRCPIAAAKRLTANGTRLLVGWVSAQVKLLPARPMQCFRCLETGHVSQRCTAESDRSLLCYRCGEPGHKAAACNAAPKCILCAGAGKPTGHRVGSKACSSTRQNQKRRRGGKRGASAATAQTQPARAAQSAEAMETGASE, from the exons atgtcgCTTCTCAAGACTACATTACTCCAGGAGGGTACCGGCCGCACCGCGGTCGGAGAATCCCTCCCCGCGTCCTCGGGCGCGGGCTGCCCCACCGTATCTGGGGGGGGCAAGAACCGACATAGGGACGTAAGTCCCTCAATTCTGACGTCGCAGCCAGAGGCTGGCTCACTTTCCGAGGCGGAATGGGTGAGCGTAGAGAGTTTGTTGGAGGAGCAACCCCGGCAGCGGGCTCCAAAAAGGGGCCGTGAGGGGGAGGATTGTGCCAGTACTGAGGTACCGGCACCGAAGGCGCCCAAGGCGCCAACTATGAAGGCCGTGAAAGCGGCCAAAAAAGGTGGTCGGCCGAAGTCGACTTTGTCCGCTGACGCCCGTCGGGAGTTAGTGGCGGCAAAGCGCGACGAGGCCGAAAAGTCGGTGGCTGAGATGGCGAAAAAGGCGGAGACGCTGCAGGCGACATCGCCCGCAGACAAGGGTGCCCTTGAGGACCAGGCCGCAACGAGCATTAAAATAATCCGTGAAATTGCGGCCCATTCAGGCAACCTCAAGGGTACCTTTCAGAAGGGCCTTAAGGACGCTGCAGCGTCCCTGGAGAAAGTAATGTCGGCTCTGAGCTCCGGGTCGACAGGTGAGGAGACTGAACGCCTGCGCGAAATTTGCGAGCGCATGGAAAGCAAGATCTCCTCCCTTGAGAAGGAAATGGCGGAGCTCAGAGCCGCTGTAGCAAGGGAACGTCCTGAACGAGTGGCCTTAGGGTCAACTTCGTCGACGGAATTCCGGCAGGAGGAGACTGAGGTGCTGCAGCGCCTCATTCTCACCACAATGGGTCCTGTGCTAGACGCCCGTTTCGAGGGCCTCCAGGACCGTCTCCTGCCGGAGAAACGCATACGGCCCGCACTGGCGGCCGATAAACGCCGTACGCCGGCAAACCAGACGTCGGATGAGAGGTTGGCTGCCTCGGTGGCCGACATGCTCTCAGAGCCAGACACCGATGTGGAGGAGGT GAAGGGAAAGGGCAAGAACCCTGCCTCTACGGCGCCTGAGCCCGAGCCGATACCGTCGGCGTCCCCACCGGTGTCGTCACCGAGGTCGGCCAGCTCGCCATCATACGCAGCTGTAACGGCTGCGCCGGCGTCTCGGCCACCCGCTCCGCCACCGACTCCTGGGCCAGTGCCCTGGAAGAAGGTGCCGGAGAAGGGCGCCAGGAAGAAGTCCGCCGCTGCCGCTGCCCCACCCCGGGATAACCAGGCTGCGGCCAAAATAGAGAAGGGACCACAACCGTCCAAACTCCGCCCTCCGCGGTCGGCTGCGGTTGTGATCAAGCTGCAGCCGGACGCGGAAAAGCGTGGAGCCACCTATGGTCAGATCATGGATCTGGCCATGGGTAAAGTGGACCTCGGCGCCCTGGGTATACCCGGGGTCAAGTTTAAAAAGGCGGCTACCGGTGCCCGCATTTTAGAAATCGCGGGTACCGAGAAGGACGCAAAGGCCAACCTCCTGGCGTCCAAATTAAAGGAGGTCCTGGATCCCCAGGTAGCGGAAGTATCCAGGCCTCAGAAGTATGCAGATTTGCGCGTGCTGGAGCTGTGCGACTCTGCCACCCCAGCTGTGGTGTGTGGTGCGATCGCCCGGGCTGGTCAATGCCCCGAATCCGAAACCCGGGTCGGGGACATTCGGGAGGACCGCACGGGCGTTCGTACCGCCTTCGTCAGGTGTCCCATCGCGGCGGCAAAACGGCTGACCGCCAACGGCACCAGGCTTCTAGTCGGATGGGTTTCGGCGCAGGTAAAACTGCTGCCGGCTAGGCCCATGCAGTGCTTCCGCTGCCTAGAGACGGGTCATGTCTCGCAGCGGTGCACTGCCGAGTCCGACAGGAGCCTGCTGTGCTACAGGTGCGGCGAGCCGGGTCACAAGGCCGCGGCGTGCAACGCCGCCCCCAAGTGCATCTTGTGCGCGGGGGCAGGCAAACCGACGGGGCACCGCGTGGGGAGCAAGGCGTGCTCCAGCACGCGCCAAAACCAAAAAAGAAGGAGAGGTGGGAAGCGGGGTGCGTCCGCGGCTACGGCCCAGACGCAGCCTGCTCGTGCGGCTCAGAGCGCCGAGGCGATGGAAACGGGGGCCTCTGAATAA